The bacterium DNA window TTTATGAAAAATCCTGCTAAAGCAGTTGCAGGCGAAGAAATTGATATCGGGGATCCTCAACCTGTTAAAAGTAGGCAGGGAGGCTTTCTGTCACTATTCCGCAAGAGGTGAATCTATGAATAATTTGCATATAGAAATACAAGATCAGTTTAAAAAAAGTGCAGAGGTTAAGCTCAGAACTGCTGAAACTCAGTGGCAGAATATTGAAAAAGCGATCAATCTGATTGTAAAATCCATTGAGGAGGGGGGCAAAGTTCTTGTGTGCGGAAACGGCGGAAGTGCTGCTGACAGCCAGCACATTGCTGCGGAATTTATCGGCCGTTTTCTTATAAACAGAA harbors:
- a CDS encoding SIS domain-containing protein; translated protein: MNNLHIEIQDQFKKSAEVKLRTAETQWQNIEKAINLIVKSIEEGGKVLVCGNGGSAADSQHIAAEFIGRFLINRKALPAIALTTDTSILTAVANDFSYDQVFTRQVEALGKTGDV